GGGTTTTCGACTCCGGCATCGACGGTCCCGCGGACGTGGTCCGGGCGTTCTACGGTGCCGTCGACGCCGGTAACGTGGCGCGGGCCCGCGAACTGATTCACGAGGACGGCGAGTCCATCGACGCCGCGAACATCCGGGAGACGAGCGTCGAAATCGTCTCTCTGGAGCGCGTGGAGACCGACCGCGCGGACACCGCGAAGTTCCGGATAACGATTCGCGTGAACGGTCGGTACACCGAGGAGGCCGTGGTCGACCTACAGAAGAACGAGAACGGCGAGTGGCGGATGCTGGCGGTGTAGCCGTCAGTCGTCCGCGACAACTGCCGAGTCGGCGCTCTGGCGGTCCTGATTGTAGCCGTGGCCGGACAGCGCCATCGCGAACAGCACGAGCGGGGAGAGAATGCCGAAGAAGTAGTACGGCGCCCACCACCACGAGATGGCGGCCGACTGGCTGGTGTAGAGGACGCCGGTCATGAAGACGGCGCCGGCGTGCCACGGGAAGAACGGCCCGGTGGGGGTGCCGGCGGCTTCGACGGCCCGCGAGAGGTCGCGCTCGTCGAGGCCGTACTCGTCGTAGAGGTTCCGGAGGCTGACGCCGGGGACGACGATGCTCATGTACTGCTGGGCGGAGAAGGCGTTCGTGGTGACGGCGGCGAGGCCGGTGCCGGCGACGAGCGAGCCGGGCGACCAGACGGCCTCGGTGAGGTGGTGGGCGAGCGTCGGGAGGACGCCGGTGCGTTCGAGCAGGCCGCCGAGGGCGAGCGCGGCGACGACGACGGCGATGGTCCACGCGGAGCCGGAGACGCCGCCCGTGGTCAGGAGGCCGTTGACGAGTTCGCTCCCGGTCGCGGGGCTGGTGCCGTTGAGGAAGGCGTTCCACGACGCGGTGAAGGAGACGCCCTGCGCGAGGACGGACGTGAACGCGCCGGCGAAGACGCCGGCGAGGAGCGCGGGGAGCGCGGGGTAGCCCCGGATTGCGAGGCCGAACGTGACGACCAGCGGCAGGAACACGAGCGGGCCGAGCGCGTACGTGTCGGCGAGCGGGCCGCTGACGGCGGCGACGTTCGTGGCGCCGCCGTCGACGGCGAGGACGCCGAGGACGGCGTACGCGACGACCGAGAGCCCGAACGCGATGGCGGTGCCGAGGCGCATGCCGTTGATGTGGTCGTAGAGGTCGGCGTTGGTGACGGCGGCCGCGAGGTTCGTGGTGTCCGAGAGCGGACTCTGTTTGTCGCCGGCGTACGCGCCGGAGACGATGGCGCCGGCGGTCATCGCCAGCGGGACGCCGAGGCCGTTGCCGATGCCGACGAACGCGACGCCGAGCGTGCCGACGGTGGTCCACGAGGAGCCGATGGCGAACGCGACGATTGCGGAGAGGACGGCGGTGACGGGGAGGAAGGTGGCGGGCGTGAGCGCGCCGAGGCCGTAGTACATCAGGCCGGGGATGGTGCCGGCGCTGGTCCACGTCGCGATGAGGCCGTAGATGACGAACAGGATGAGAATCGCCTGTAAGCCCATGCGGAGGCCGCTGGCCGCGGCGTCGTACACCGAGTCCCAGTCGTAGCCGAGGCGGTAGCGCGCGAACAGCCCGGCGAACGCGATGCTCCACAGCAGCGGTCCGTGGGGCGCCAGCCCGAGGTAGCCGGAGCCGACGCCGAGGAAGACGACGACGGCGAGCACCGGCGCGAGCGCTTCCCGCAGACTCGGCCGGTGGGCGTCGTCGATGTCGTCGTAGGTGAGAGGCGTGAACTCGCTCATCGACGCCTGCTAATTCTCTCTAGTAATTAAGCCACTCGGTTAGATTATCGCAGGGAATTTTCGCCGGGTGTTGGAGATACCGGCGACGCTCGCCAGTTTCGGCGCGCGCTCAGCGCAGTTCCGCGTCCAGCGTCTTCTCCACGCCGAGCGCTCGCGACACCGGACAGTTCTCCTTGGCCTCCTCGGCGAGAGATTGGAACTCCTCGTCGTCGATTCCCTCGACCTCGACGACCGTATCGAGGTGACTGCGCGTAATCGTCCAGCCGTCCTCGCCCTCTTCGAGGTGGACCGTCGCCTCCGTCTCGACCGAGTCGGGGTCGTAGTCCGCGCGGTCCAACTCCCCGGCCAGCGCCATCGAGAAACAGCCCGCGTGGGCCGCGCCCAACAGTTCCTCGGGGTTCGTCGCCTCGCCCTCCTCGAACCGCGACCGGAAGTCGTAGGGGCCCTCGAACGCGCCGCTACCGAGTGCCAGACTCCCGTCGCCGGACGGGAGCGCGCCGTTCCACGTCGCTCGTGCCGTTCGTTCGACCATCGGTGGACACACCGGTTTACTGTTGGCTGTCTAACCACATCGGTGTTCGGGTCGGACTGGGAAAACTGATTAACCGGGCCCGCATTGCCCCCCACATGGCTAGCTTCAGCGAGATGGACGTCGACACCATCTGGATGGACGGCGAATTCCGCGACTGGGAGGACGCCCAAGTCCACGTACTCACTCACGCGCTCCACTACGGCAGCGGCGTCTTCGAGGGCGTCCGCGCGTACGACACCGACAACGGCCCCGCCATCTTCCGCTGGGAGGAACACCTCGACCGCCTCTACGAGTCCTGCAAGCCCTACGACCTCGAAATCGAGTACACGCCCGAGGAACTCACCGAGGCCACCGAGGAACTCCTCGACCGCCAGGACCTCGCGTCCTGTTACATCCGCCCCATCGCGTACTACGGCTACGAGAGCCTCGGCGTCTCCCCCGGCGACTGCCCGACCGACGTCACCATCGCCGCGTGGCCGTGGGGCGCCTACCTCGGCGAGGACGCCCTCCAGAACGGCGTCGAAGTGATGGTGTCCTCGTGGCGCAAGCACGCCTCCAGCCAGATTCCCACGAACGCCAAGACCACCGGCCTCTACGTCAACAGCATGCTCGCCGGCGAGGAAGCCCGCCGCAACGGCTTCACCGAGGCCATCGTCCTCAACAAGGAAGGCAACGTCGCGGAAGGCCCCGGCGAGAACATCTTCCTCGTGCGCGACGACGAGATTTACACGCCCGGCCTCTCCGAGAGCATCCTCGACGGCATCACCCGCGACACCGTCATCACGCTCGCCGAGGAGCGCGGCTACACCGTCCACGACGACGTCTCCATCTCGCGGGGCGAACTCCACACCGCCGACGAACTGTTCTTCACCGGCTCCGCCGCCGAAGTCACGCCCATCCGCAAGGTCGACAACGTCGAAATCGGCTCCGGCACCCGCGGCCCGGTCACCGAGGAACTCCAGTCCGCGTTCTTCGACATGGTGGAAGCCGGCGACCGCGAAGAGTGGTTCCACTACGTCTGAGACGGCGGTCTCGACGCCGGCTCAGCGCCGGCCGGTAGTTCCGGATTGTTCGCTCTCGCGGTCTGTTCTTCTCTGCCAGTCGCGCCGCGCTCTCGGTGGAAACGCCAGCCGAGACGGCGCAGAACTGGACAGTGCCGTAAAGGCCATTTACTGGCATGGTTGTGTTCCGTTTGCATGCTACAAGGACTCCCACTAGTACTGCTACTCGTCGCAGCGGTGGCGTTCATCATCGTCGCCACTGCGAAACTGGATCTGCACGCATTTCTCGCACTTCTCATCGCCGCCTACGTGACCGGGCTCGCCGCGGGACTCGACCCGGCGCGGGCAGCCACGCTGGTGACAGACGGATTCGGCGGCATCCTCGGCTACATCGGCATCGTCATCATCGCCGGGACGATCATCGGCACCTGTCTCGAACGCTCCGGCGCCGCGATCGTCATCGCGGAGACGATTCTCGACTACGTCGGCGAAGAGCACACGACGAAAGTGATGGCTATTACGGGGAGTTTCGTCTCCATCCCGGTGTTCTGTGACTCCGGGTTCGTCATTCTCTCCGGACTGAACCGGTCGCTCGCCGAGCGCTCCGGGCTCTCGCTGTCGACGCTCGCCGTCGCGCTCGCCGGCGGACTCTACGTCACGCACGTGTTCGTCCCGCCGACGCCCGGTCCCATCGCCGCTGCCGGGATCATCGGCGCGGACATCGGCCTCGTCATGCTCGCGGGCATCATCGTCAGCGCACCGATCGTCTTCGTCGCCGCAATCTGGGCCGACAGAGTCGCGTCGAACTACCACATCGACCCCAATCCGGAGATGACGATCGACGAAATCAAAGACGAGTACGGGACGATGCCGTCGCGCGCCGCGTCGTTCGCTCCGCTGGTCGTCCCGATTGCGCTCATCGCGCTCGGCTCCGTCGCCGCCTACCCCGAAGCGCAGAACCCCGAAATCATCACCGGGACGCTCCAGCGCTGGCTGCTGTTCCTCGGTGACCCCGCGGTCGCGCTGCTCGTCGGCGCGTTCGTCGCCTTCGGTATCGTGCCCGACTTCGACAGCAGCGTCACGGACGAGTGGGTCTCCGACGGCATCGAGAACGCCGCAGTCATCCTCGCGGTGACCGGCGCGGGCGGCGCGTTCGGCGAAGTGCTCGCCGCGCTGCCACTCGAGAGTTTCATCACCGACACGCTGGGCGGCCTCGGAATCGGGCTGTTCGCCGCGTTCGTCATCGCCGCCGCGATGAAGTCCGCACTCGGCTCCTCGACGGTCGCGATTCTGACCACGGCCAGCCTCGTCGCGCCGCTGCTCGGGTCGCTCGGCCTGAACACCGAACTCGGCCAAGTGTTCGCCGTCCTCGCAATCGGTGCGGGTAGCATGACCGTCAGCCACGCCAACGACTCCTACTTCTGGATCATCACGGAGTTCTCCGACATGGAGACGGCGACGGCCTACCAGGTCTGGACGCTCGCGACGCTGGTGCTCGGCGTCTCGAGTATCCTCTGGATCGTCGTCCTCCGGAACGCGGCGGGCCTGGTCTTCTAGGCGACGACCAGCACCCGCAGGTCGTTCAGATTCGTGCCGGTCGGGCCCGTCAGCACGAGCGCGTCCCGAGATTCGAGGTACGGATACACGTCGTTCGCCGCGAGCGCATCCCGTGCCACCTCGGGGTCCTCGACGGTCGTCCCGTCGACCAGTGCGCCCGCCGCGTCGGTCGCACCGTCGATTCCGTCGGTGTCGACGGCCGCGACCGTGACTTCGACGTCGCTGTCCTCGCCGCTGTCACGGAGACCGAGCGCCGCGCTCGTCGCGAACTCCTGGTTCGGGCCGCCCGACCCGTCCCCGCGAATCGTCACCGTCGTCTCACCGCCGGACAGCAGTACAGCCGGCGGCGAAACCGGCGTGCCGGTCGCCCGCATTTCCTCCGCGACGGCGACGTGTGTCGTCGCCGCTTCGCGGGCCTCACCGCGAACCCGCGAGGAGAGCACGAGCGTCTCGTAGCCGCGCTCGGCCGCCGTCTCCCGCGCCGCCTCGAGTACGGTCATCCCGTCGGCGACGACGTGGTTCGAGGCGGCCGCGAGCGCCGCGTCGTCCGCGCTCGGCGTCTCGTCGATTTCGCCGGCGGCGCCGCGCTCGAGGCGGGCCGTGACGGCGTCGGGCGCGTCGATTCCATAGCGACTGAGGACCGCGAGGGCGTCGTCGAACGTCGACTCGTCGGGAGCGACGGGTCCGCTCGCGATTACGCTCAGGTCGTTCCCGACGACGTCGCTGAGGACGAGGGAGACGACCGTCGCGGGGGCGGCGCGACGAGCCAACTGGCCGCCCTTCAGCGCAGAGAGGTGTTTACGGACCGCGTTGATTTCGTGGATGTCGGCCCCGCTCGCGAGCAAGGCGTCGGTCGCGTCCTGGAGGTCGGCGAGCGAGACGTCCCCCGCCGGCGCAGCCATGAGCGCGCTGCCGCCGCCGGTAATCGCCGCGAGGACGAGCGTGTTCTCGTCCGCCGCGTCCGCCGCCGCGAGCAACGCTCGGGTCCCGTCGACGCCGCGCTCGCTCGGCACCGGATGGTCCCCCTCGCGGACCGTCACGCGCTCCGTGTCCGCGGGGTCGTCCGTGACGACGACGCCGCCGTCGAGCCTGTCGCCGAGGACCCCCTCGAGCGCGGCGGCGACGTGCGCCGCGGCGTTGCCGCCGCCGAGAACGACCAGTTCCTCGTACTCCCCGAGGTCGTAGGTCGCGCCGTCGATTCGGAGCGTGTCCCCGTCGAGTGCGACGGCGTCCCGGACCACCGTCCGAGGGTGCCCCGCCTCGATGCCGGCTTCGACGCACGCGAGTGCGGTTTCGCGCGCCTCGCTCGAGGCGAGGCGGTCGTCGTCCTCGATCACGCGTCCGCCCCCACCGAGTCGGGCGTTTCCGTAGCGTCACTGGCGACACTCTGGCCGGAGACAGACACCCGGCCTCGCGTCACTAACCCGGTCGCAATCGAGCCGACAGTTCGGCCGCGGTGCCCTGTCACGTCCATAGCCGAACTATCCGCTGGAACTAGTAATAGGCACGGTCTCGCCGAATCGACACGAGACGTGAGCGGTTTCACAGCGCCCACGGGGGATGCGCGAACGGCGACGAAATCGCGTACGACACGCGGTGCCGACGCCTCACTCGTCGCCGACGTACTCGTCGATGTCGTCCATGTCTGTCTCCTCCTTCCCGAACCCGGCGCTCAACACTCGCGTGAGCGCGCTCTCCACGCTCTCGTCCTCGTCGACGATGTCCTCGGGTTCGAGTTCGATGACGAACCCGGTGGTGATGTTCGGCGCGGTCGGCATGAACACGACCTCGCGGCCGTCGTCGGTCGTCTTCCCGGTCTTGAACGCCGTCATCCGCATCCCCTCCCACGGCTCGATTTTCACCGGCTTCTGGAACTCCTCGGTGCTACTCGACAGGACGGTCTCGACGGCCATCTTCGAGGCGTTGTAGATGACGCGCAGAATCGGCAGGCGGTTGATGAGGTCGTCGATGAGGCCCTCGACGATGCCGCCGACCGCGGTCCGCATCAGGTAGCCCACCGAGAACACCAGCAACACGAACACCAGAAGCGACAGCGCGACCGCGACCGCGGGGTCGTCGATGTTCGTCGCGAGCAACGCGAACTCCGCGACGAACCCGAACAGCCAGTAGATGACGTACAGCGTGACCAGAATCGGCACGAGCACGACGAGCCCGCTCGCGAAGTCCCGCTTCCACGAAGTCATACGCTCACCCACTGACGCAGAACGTATAGGGATTTCGAGGTCTCGCGCTACCGCCCGAGAACCGCCCGCAGCGCGAACAGCATGTTCTCCTTTCGCTCCATCGCGCGCCGGTAGAAGTACGAGAACCACTTCCCGCCGTAGGGCACGTACTGCCAGACCTCCACGCCCTCCGCCGCGAGGTTGTACTGCGCGTCGTCGCGCACCCCCATCAGCATCTGGACCTCGTAGTCGGTGCCGTACTCGTCGTGGAGTTCCTCGGCGTACGAAATCATCTCGGGGTCGTGACTCCCCACCGCCACGCCGTCCTCGAACTCCCGGAACATGTACTCGAGGTAGTCGCGGTACGCCTCGTTCACGCGCTCCTTTTGCTTGTACGCGATGTCCTTCGGTTCGTCGTACGCGCCCTTCACGAGGCGGACCTTCCCCGGAAGGTCCGCGAGGCGTTCGAGGTCGTCCTCGGTGCGCTTGAGATTCGCCTGAATGCACACGCCGACGCCGCCCCCGTACTCCGTCGTGAGGTCCTCGAACGCGTCCAGCGTGGCGTCCGTCGTCTCGTGGTCCTCCATGTCTATCCACGTGAACACGCCGTGCTCGTCGGCGACCTCCACGATGCCTTCGAGGTTCTCGGCGAACACCTCGTCGCCCACGTCCAGCCCGATTTGGGACGGCTTCACCGAGATGCAGGCGTCCACACCGCTGTGCCCGATGTCGGCCACGAGGTCGCGGTACGCCTTCGCGTCGTCGTCGGCCGGCGGGCGCTGCTCGTAGTGCTCGCCGAGCAGATTCAGAATCGCGTTCACGTCCCGGTCGTTCAAGTCCTCGACGTGTTCGAGGGCCTCCGCCGGCGACTCGCCGGCCACGAACCGGCTCGCGATGGGGGGAATCATACCTCAGACTGAGGTGCGACTTCCCTTAAACGACCCGCTCCCGGGAATCCGCGGCTTATTTGCGTCGCCCGCGTGCACCGACGCCCATGAACCTCGCAGCCACCGTCGCCGTCGCGTTCTGGGCGATGCTCCCCGCGTACGTCCCGAACAACGCCGCGGTGCTCGCCGGCGGCGGCCGCCCCATCGACGGCGGCCGCACGCTCGGCGGCCGACGCGTCCTCGGCGACGGCAAGACGTGGCGCGGCACGCTCGTCGGCACGCTCGCCGGCGTCGCGCTCGCCGTCGCCCTCAACGCCGTCGAACCCGCCGCAAGCGACGCACTCGGCGTCGCGCTCCCCGAGTTCCCGCCCGCCGCCATGGTCGCGCTCGCGTTCGGCGCGATGCTCGGCGACATCCTCGCGTCCTTCCTGAAGCGACGGACGGGCCGCGAACGCGGCGCCGCCTTCCCCCTCGTCGACCAACTCGACTTCGTCGTCGTCTCCCTCACGCTCGCCGCGCTCGCCGCCCCCGCGTGGTTCGGCGACACCTTCACTCTCGACGTCCTCCTCGCCGTCCTCGTCCTCACCCCCGTCCTCCACGTCGCCACCAACGTGGCTGCGTACCTCCTCGGCCTGAAAAACGAGCCATACTAGCCCACTTTTTGCGCTGCATCGGGGGCGCACAGCGCCCCCGATTCGGCAAAAACTTGGGGAAAAAGCGGCATCGGACCCCCTATCGGGGGTCCTCGCCGCCTGCGCTCGCTACGCTCGCGCAGTGAACTGCTTCGCTCGGGCTTTTCAAGCCGCTCGCTTGCGGATGCTCGCGATAGAATCTCACCTTTTACGAGACACGCGGAAAGCCGAAATTCGAGGTCTCAGAGTGGTTTCTCGTACACGTAGCCGTCCACGTCGAGCAGTTCGTCGTGGTGGTCGCCGGCCCGCTCGTAGCCCTTCGCCTCGTAGAACGCGATGGTGTCGTCGTTCTCGGCCATCACCACGAGGTCGAGTGCGTCGTAGCCGGCGTCGCGGGCCGCGTCCTCGACGCGCGCGAGCAGTCGGCTCCCGACGCCCTCGCCCTGCCGGTCGGGGTGGACGTACAGCGACCCGAGCGTGTAGCCGTCGTCGCTCGGGACGCCGCTGGCGTACGCGACCACATCGTCGTCCTCGGCGACGAACGTCACGCTGTCGCCGGTACCGAATCGCTCGCGGAGGTCCTCGGGGTCGTAGTACGTCGCGAGGAACTCCTCGACGGCGTCGGCGCCGACGATATCGGCGTGGGCGTCGTGCCACGCCGCGTCCGCGACGCGGCGGACCGCCGTCGCGTCGTCCGGCGTCGCTTCGCGCAGTCGCACGCGAAGCGCTTCGCCGGCGTCTGACATACCGGTTTCGGCGGCGACCGGACGGTTTTTACTCGCCCGGCCCGCCCTCTCACCCGATGGCGAACGACGACCTCATCCAGTCCCTCCGCGACGCGGACGCCGTGCAGTACGGCGAGTTCGAACTCTCGCACGGCGGCACGTCGGACTACTACGTGGACAAGTACCTCTTCGAGACCGACCCCGAGTGCCTGCGCGCAATCGCCGCGGCGTTCGCCGAGCGCATCGACGACGACACGAAACTGGGCGGCGTCGCGCTCGGCGGCGTCCCGCTCGCCGCGGCGACCGCCGTCGAGGCGGGCGTGCCCTACGTCATCGCGCGCAAGCAAGCCAAGGAGTACGGCACCGGGAACCGAATCGAGGGCCGCCTCGACGAGGGCGAGGAGGTCGTCGTCGTGGAGGACATCGCGACGACCGGCCAGTCCGCCGTGGACGCCGTCGAAGCGCTCCGCGAGGCGGGCGCGGAAGTGAACCGCGCGCTGCTCGTGGTGGACCGCGAGGAGGGCGGGCGCGAACTGCTCGCGGAGCACGGCGTCGAGATGGAGGCGCTCGTGACGGCCAGCGACCTGCTGGACGCCGAATAACGCTGTTATTCGAGTCAGCGGTCGCTGGCGCTCCCGCGGACGCCGAGTGACGAGGCCACTCGCGCCGGAGCGCCGTCCCACACCGCGAAGTGCGCGCGTTTGTGATTTGTTCCCACGAACGCGGATTCGCGGTATTCAAGTTTGTGGAAACGTGTGTATCTGCATGAACCGAGCCGAGAAGGCCACGCTGCAGTTGCAGGCGGTCGCCGTCCTGCGGACGCTCAAGGAGACGCGCACCTACGACGAACTCTCCGCGGAGACCGGTCTCCCCGCGGGCGACCTGAACCGCTACGTGAACGGCCACGTCCTCCCGAGCGAGGACCGCGCCAGCGAGGTCGTCGGCGACGCCGGCGCCGACCTCCTGCGCGAGGAACTCACTGACCGCGTGCGCCTCGACGACGAGGGGTACGTCGACAACTCCGAGGTCGTCTTCGACCAGTCGTTCCTCGACTTGGTGGCGCCGGTCGCCGCCGAGACGTTCGACTTCGACCAGCCCGACGTGGTGCTCACCGCCGCCACCGACGGCATCACGCTCGCCGCGGCGCTCGCCTCCTACTACGGCGCCCGGTGTGCGTACGCGAAGAAGTCCAAGGAGACCGCCGTCGAGGAGTTCATCGAGGCCCGCCAGCGCCTCGATTCGGGCATCGAACTGACCTACTACCTCCCGGCGTCGGCGCTCGACGCGGGCGACACCGTGCTCGTCGTGGACGACCTGATTCGCTCGGGCGAGACTCAGGAACTCCTCCTCGACATCGCGGCCGCCGCGGACGCCGACGTGACCGGCGTGTTCGCGCTCATCGCGGCCGGCGACGAGGGCGTCGAGCGCGCCCGCGACCTCACCGACGCCCCGGTCGGCGCGCTCGCGAACCTCGACTGAGACCCACGACCCCCTACTTCTATGCACTGACGTGCAGTTCTCTCCCCGTCGAGAACGTGTTTGCACGCACGAACGTCGAACGTGCATAACAACGCTTAATATTCTCGTCCCGATGTGCTCGAACGTGCATCATGGGGCTCGCTGACTACTTCGCACTCGACGAACACGACACGGACGTCGGGACGGAACTCGTCGCCGGCGTCACCACGTTCCTAACGATGTCTTACATCGTCGTGGTGAATCCGGCCATCCTCTCGAACGCCATCCAGATAGACGGCGTCAGCGCGAACCGCACCTTCCAGATGATTGCGGTCGTCACGCTCGTCGCCGCCGGGACGGCGACGCTCGTGATGGCGCTGTACGCCAATAGACCGTTCGCGCAGGCGCCCGGCCTCGGCCTCAACGCCTTCTTCGCGTTCACGGTCGTCCTCGGCCTCGGCATCCCGTGGCAGACGGCGCTCGCCGCCGTCGTCGTGGAGGGTATCATCTTCATCGTGCTCACCGCCGTCGGCGCCCGCGAGTACATCATCAAACTGTTCCCCGAACCGGTGAAACTCTCCGTCGGCGCCGGTATCGGCCTCTTCCTCGCCATCATCGGCCTCGAAGAGATGCGGGTCGTCGTCGGCGACCCCGCCACCTTCCTCACGTTCAGTCCGGTGTTCGCCAGCGACCCCGTCGCCGTCGTTAGCGTCGTCGGCCTGTTCCTCACGCTCGCGCTGTACGCCCGCGACGTGCCCGGCAGCATCGTCGTCGGCATCGTCGCCACCTCCCTGATGGGGTACGCCGCCAGCGCGATGGGGTACACCGCGTACGCCGCCGAGAAAGCCACCGAACTGTACGGCGTCACGCTCCAGTCGCCGGTGCCGCTCGCGCCCGACGCGCCGATTACGTACAACGCCGCGAGTTACGACATCTCGCCGCTGGCCGGCGCGTTCATCACGGGTCTCCAGAACGTCGAGGGCGTGTCCTTCGCGCTCATCGTGTTCACGTTCTTCTTCGTGGACTTCTTCGACACCGCGGGCACGCTCGTCGGCGTCGGACAGGCCGGCGGCTTCCTCGACGAGGACGGCAACCTCCCCGACGTGGACAAGCCGCTGATGGCCGACGCCGTCGGCACCACCGTCGGCGGGATGCTCGGCACCTCCACCGTCACCACGTACATCGAGTCCGCGACGGGCGTCGAGGAGGGCGGTCGAACCGGTCTCACCGCGCTCGTCGTCGCGGTGTTGTTCTTCGCGAGTCTCGCCGTCGTCCCGCTGGCCGTCGCCGTGCCGACGTACGCGAGCCACCTCGTGCTCGTCGTGGTCGGCGTCATCATGCTCTCGAACGTCGCGGAAATCGCGTGGGACGACGTGACGTTCGCGGTGCCCGCCGCGCTCACCGTGCTCGTGATGCCGTTCACGTTCAGCATCGCGTACGGCCTCGCCGCCGGCATCGTCTCCTACCCGCTCGTGAAGGCCGCCGTCGGCGAAGTCGACGACGTCCACGTCGGCCAGTGGGTGCTCGCTGCGCTGTTCGTGCTCTACTTCTACGTCCGCACGAGCGGCGTGCTCTCGGCCGCGGTGTAGCGGCCGCGCGCACCGCCACCACGACGTTCTTCACCGGGGCTTCCCAACACCCGGTCGTGACTCTCGAACTGTACAAACTCCCCGGCTGTCCGTACTGCGCGAAAGTCGAGACGAAACTCGACGAACTCGGCGTCGACTACGTCGAACACGAGGTGCCGAGTTCGCACAGCCAGCGAGACGAAGTGGAGGCAGTCAGCGGTCAGACCGGCGTTCCCGTCATCGTCGACGAGGAACACGGCGTCGACGGAATGGCCGAGAGCGACGACATCGTGGCGTACCTGGAAGAGACGTACGGCGGGTAGGGTTTTGGTCCAGGTTTTGCCGGTCGGCGCGCGGTGTGCGCCGGCCGGGAAAAGGTGGGCGACCTGACATCGTGGCGTACCTGGAAGAGACGTACGGCGGGTAGGGTTTTGGTCCAGGTTTTGCCGGTCGGCGCGCGGTGTGCGCCGGCCGGGAAAAGGTGGGCGACCTGACATCGTGGCGTACCTGGAAGAGACGTACGGCGGGTAGGGTTTTGGTCCAGGTTTTGCCGGTCGGCGCGTCGTCTCTGGTTCGCGTTCGGCGCGCTGCGTGGCCACTGACCGCCTCGCGTTCCGCAGGTGAAAAAACGGGGGTCGCGTGGTGGGTCGGTGCTGCCGTCAGCGGTCGCGTGCGCACAGCGTGACGCGCCCGTCCTGTGCTACCGTCACCGTGTAGTCGTGGTACGTGAACGTGACGCGTAACTGCGTCGGGGGTGCGGGCATCGCTGGTTCCACGAGCGCGTTGAGCGCGTCGGGGTCAACTGCGTCCCCGAGGAGGTCGAGGTCGGTCGGGTCGCGGCCCGCCGCGGCGGCGACGGTCTCGACGACGGCGGTCGTCGGCGTGGTCTGCGACCAGTCGTACGTCTGACTGATTGGGAGTCGGTGGTCCGCGGATGCGGTGTCGTGTGCCTCTGACATGGTTCGGCCGGTGGTACTCGGCATTCTACACCGTCCGTGCGGCAGACTCGCACATATAACTTTCGTGACTATTGTGCTGTCGTCTGGTAACAAGCACGAAACAACCGCAAGACTGCGGCGTGAAACGAAACCAAACAGAACGTCTGTTTGTCCAACTGCTTCCGCGAAATCCCGTCGATAGTCACTCGCGGACGGCAGGCAGCGAGTGCAAAATCAGGCTTCCTGGGGCGACCCGCGCTCCGCGAGCAGGTCCCGGAGGTCCTCGGAGTCCTCGACCTCTTCGAGTTCCTCGCGCTCCACAATGGCCGTGTCGTCGACGGACTCGCGGCTCGCCTC
The nucleotide sequence above comes from Halobacterium litoreum. Encoded proteins:
- the arcD gene encoding arginine/ornithine antiporter ArcD, with amino-acid sequence MSEFTPLTYDDIDDAHRPSLREALAPVLAVVVFLGVGSGYLGLAPHGPLLWSIAFAGLFARYRLGYDWDSVYDAAASGLRMGLQAILILFVIYGLIATWTSAGTIPGLMYYGLGALTPATFLPVTAVLSAIVAFAIGSSWTTVGTLGVAFVGIGNGLGVPLAMTAGAIVSGAYAGDKQSPLSDTTNLAAAVTNADLYDHINGMRLGTAIAFGLSVVAYAVLGVLAVDGGATNVAAVSGPLADTYALGPLVFLPLVVTFGLAIRGYPALPALLAGVFAGAFTSVLAQGVSFTASWNAFLNGTSPATGSELVNGLLTTGGVSGSAWTIAVVVAALALGGLLERTGVLPTLAHHLTEAVWSPGSLVAGTGLAAVTTNAFSAQQYMSIVVPGVSLRNLYDEYGLDERDLSRAVEAAGTPTGPFFPWHAGAVFMTGVLYTSQSAAISWWWAPYYFFGILSPLVLFAMALSGHGYNQDRQSADSAVVADD
- a CDS encoding DUF502 domain-containing protein, giving the protein MTSWKRDFASGLVVLVPILVTLYVIYWLFGFVAEFALLATNIDDPAVAVALSLLVFVLLVFSVGYLMRTAVGGIVEGLIDDLINRLPILRVIYNASKMAVETVLSSSTEEFQKPVKIEPWEGMRMTAFKTGKTTDDGREVVFMPTAPNITTGFVIELEPEDIVDEDESVESALTRVLSAGFGKEETDMDDIDEYVGDE
- a CDS encoding OsmC family protein yields the protein MVERTARATWNGALPSGDGSLALGSGAFEGPYDFRSRFEEGEATNPEELLGAAHAGCFSMALAGELDRADYDPDSVETEATVHLEEGEDGWTITRSHLDTVVEVEGIDDEEFQSLAEEAKENCPVSRALGVEKTLDAELR
- a CDS encoding glycerate kinase type-2 family protein → MIEDDDRLASSEARETALACVEAGIEAGHPRTVVRDAVALDGDTLRIDGATYDLGEYEELVVLGGGNAAAHVAAALEGVLGDRLDGGVVVTDDPADTERVTVREGDHPVPSERGVDGTRALLAAADAADENTLVLAAITGGGSALMAAPAGDVSLADLQDATDALLASGADIHEINAVRKHLSALKGGQLARRAAPATVVSLVLSDVVGNDLSVIASGPVAPDESTFDDALAVLSRYGIDAPDAVTARLERGAAGEIDETPSADDAALAAASNHVVADGMTVLEAARETAAERGYETLVLSSRVRGEAREAATTHVAVAEEMRATGTPVSPPAVLLSGGETTVTIRGDGSGGPNQEFATSAALGLRDSGEDSDVEVTVAAVDTDGIDGATDAAGALVDGTTVEDPEVARDALAANDVYPYLESRDALVLTGPTGTNLNDLRVLVVA
- a CDS encoding GntP family permease — encoded protein: MLQGLPLVLLLVAAVAFIIVATAKLDLHAFLALLIAAYVTGLAAGLDPARAATLVTDGFGGILGYIGIVIIAGTIIGTCLERSGAAIVIAETILDYVGEEHTTKVMAITGSFVSIPVFCDSGFVILSGLNRSLAERSGLSLSTLAVALAGGLYVTHVFVPPTPGPIAAAGIIGADIGLVMLAGIIVSAPIVFVAAIWADRVASNYHIDPNPEMTIDEIKDEYGTMPSRAASFAPLVVPIALIALGSVAAYPEAQNPEIITGTLQRWLLFLGDPAVALLVGAFVAFGIVPDFDSSVTDEWVSDGIENAAVILAVTGAGGAFGEVLAALPLESFITDTLGGLGIGLFAAFVIAAAMKSALGSSTVAILTTASLVAPLLGSLGLNTELGQVFAVLAIGAGSMTVSHANDSYFWIITEFSDMETATAYQVWTLATLVLGVSSILWIVVLRNAAGLVF
- a CDS encoding branched-chain amino acid transaminase, with amino-acid sequence MASFSEMDVDTIWMDGEFRDWEDAQVHVLTHALHYGSGVFEGVRAYDTDNGPAIFRWEEHLDRLYESCKPYDLEIEYTPEELTEATEELLDRQDLASCYIRPIAYYGYESLGVSPGDCPTDVTIAAWPWGAYLGEDALQNGVEVMVSSWRKHASSQIPTNAKTTGLYVNSMLAGEEARRNGFTEAIVLNKEGNVAEGPGENIFLVRDDEIYTPGLSESILDGITRDTVITLAEERGYTVHDDVSISRGELHTADELFFTGSAAEVTPIRKVDNVEIGSGTRGPVTEELQSAFFDMVEAGDREEWFHYV